The following are encoded in a window of Nocardioides houyundeii genomic DNA:
- a CDS encoding class I SAM-dependent RNA methyltransferase: MTRRPRQRAARGRSRVGERFEAEVGPIAHGGHCVVRVVADPETDPETRRVVFTRHALPGERVVVEITEGTEGDRFWRGDAVEVLSPAPERVVPPCPFAGPGLCGGCDFQHVRLDHQRELKATVVREQLVRLAGLSADDPLVSGLTVAPVPGDVNGLRWRTRTRFVPLAGGRIGMRKHRSHDVVEIDDCLIAAPGEVDHTVAGREFTVAPDGFWQVHPGAPELLVTTVLDLLDPQPGESVLDLYAGVGLFARFLADRVGERARVVAVEGDADAARLARGHLAGVEQAAVSAGGVEKVLSTEYDEPFDIVVLDPPREGARRKVVEQVVDRAPRAVAYVACDPAALARDLAIFAEHGYRLEQLRAFDLFPMTHHVECVALLSKTRA; the protein is encoded by the coding sequence CCAGAAGGCCACGCCAGCGAGCAGCGCGCGGTCGCTCGCGAGTGGGGGAGCGCTTCGAGGCCGAGGTCGGCCCGATCGCCCACGGTGGGCACTGCGTGGTGCGGGTGGTCGCGGATCCAGAGACCGACCCGGAGACCAGGCGGGTGGTCTTCACCCGGCACGCCCTGCCCGGCGAGCGGGTGGTCGTGGAGATCACCGAGGGCACCGAGGGTGATCGCTTCTGGCGCGGGGACGCGGTGGAGGTGCTCTCCCCGGCGCCCGAGCGGGTGGTGCCGCCGTGCCCGTTCGCAGGACCGGGGCTGTGCGGGGGCTGCGACTTCCAGCACGTGAGGCTGGACCACCAGCGCGAGCTGAAGGCGACGGTGGTCCGCGAGCAGCTCGTGCGTCTGGCCGGCCTCTCCGCCGACGACCCCCTGGTCTCGGGGCTCACGGTGGCCCCGGTGCCCGGGGACGTCAACGGCCTGCGGTGGCGCACCAGGACCCGGTTCGTGCCTCTGGCCGGAGGACGCATCGGGATGCGCAAGCACCGCTCGCACGACGTGGTGGAGATCGACGACTGCCTGATCGCCGCGCCCGGCGAGGTCGACCACACCGTCGCCGGACGCGAGTTCACGGTGGCACCGGACGGGTTCTGGCAGGTCCACCCGGGTGCCCCCGAGCTGCTGGTGACCACGGTGCTGGACCTGCTGGACCCCCAGCCCGGCGAGTCGGTCCTCGACCTGTACGCCGGGGTCGGCCTGTTTGCGCGCTTCCTCGCCGACCGCGTCGGTGAGCGGGCCCGCGTGGTCGCGGTGGAGGGCGACGCGGACGCCGCCAGGCTCGCTCGCGGTCACCTGGCCGGCGTGGAGCAGGCGGCGGTCAGCGCGGGCGGCGTCGAGAAGGTGCTGTCGACCGAGTACGACGAGCCCTTCGACATCGTGGTGCTCGATCCGCCTCGCGAGGGCGCCCGCCGCAAGGTGGTCGAGCAGGTGGTCGACCGGGCGCCGCGGGCGGTGGCCTACGTGGCGTGCGATCCTGCCGCCCTGGCTCGCGACCTGGCCATCTTCGCCGAGCACGGCTACCGGCTCGAGCAGCTGCGGGCCTTCGACCTGTTCCCGATGACGCACCACGTCGAGTGCGTCGCACTGCTGTCGAAGACCCGGGCCTGA
- a CDS encoding FdhF/YdeP family oxidoreductase — MTPPKEWAAGVPAVTHALEYSLDQTSPRRTALTLLTMNQVDGIDCPGCAWPDPAPGQRHKNEYCENGAKHINDEATTRRVTPDFFRRHTVAELGQRSDEWLNQQGRLTEPMVKRPGAEHYEPISWHDALRLLADELNSLDSPDEAAFYTSGRVSNEAAFLLQLFARALGTNNLPDCSNLCHESSGSALHETLGIGKGTVTLLDLEHADLVLVVGQNPGTNHPRQLSALEQTKLNGGRIIAVNPLPEAGLLRFKNPQKPRGVVGRGVQIADRLLQIRLGGDLALFRALNRLLLEAEDAAPGTVLDQEFIDASTVGFEEFSQHVRATEWSQVLADTGLTREEIEAVRDEVLCSDRVIVCWAMGLTQHRHAVPTIREIVNFLMLRGNLGKAGAGACPVRGHSNVQGDRTMGIWEKMPEGFLDSLQQEFGFEPPRHHGLDSVNAIRAMHERRVKVFMGVAGNFVRAAPDSNFTEEALRRCRLTAHVSTKLNRSHVVCGDTALILPTLGRTEHDIQATGEQFVTVENSMSEVHTSRGRLEPASRLLLSEVAILSRLARQTIGSRHDIPWETFEADYGTIRDRISRVVPGFHDFNARVVRPGGIPLPNPVNEGVFATPVGKAVFTRNAGEAPRAPEGHLVLQTLRSHDQWNTVPYTSNDRYRGIHGTRRVVMVNPEDLAELGLAERDRVDVVSVWPDDVERRAADYELVSYPTPRGCAAAYYPETNVLVPLDNVDAISNEPASKSIIVRLEPVAARGQAPPPG, encoded by the coding sequence GTGACCCCACCCAAGGAATGGGCGGCCGGGGTGCCGGCCGTCACCCACGCCCTGGAGTACTCGCTCGACCAGACCTCCCCGCGGAGGACGGCGCTGACGCTGTTGACGATGAACCAGGTCGACGGCATCGACTGCCCGGGCTGCGCGTGGCCAGACCCAGCGCCGGGTCAACGGCACAAGAACGAGTACTGCGAGAACGGCGCGAAGCACATCAACGACGAGGCGACCACGCGACGGGTCACCCCCGACTTCTTCCGTCGCCACACCGTCGCGGAGCTTGGCCAGCGGTCCGACGAGTGGCTGAACCAGCAGGGTCGCCTCACCGAGCCGATGGTGAAGCGGCCGGGCGCTGAGCACTACGAGCCGATCAGCTGGCACGACGCCCTCCGCCTGCTCGCCGACGAGCTCAACTCCCTGGACTCCCCCGACGAAGCCGCCTTCTACACCTCCGGCCGGGTCAGCAACGAGGCTGCGTTCCTCCTGCAGCTCTTCGCCCGGGCCCTGGGCACCAACAACCTGCCGGACTGCAGCAACCTGTGCCACGAGTCCAGCGGGTCCGCTCTGCACGAGACCCTCGGCATCGGCAAGGGCACGGTGACCCTGCTCGACCTCGAGCACGCCGACCTCGTCCTCGTGGTGGGACAGAACCCCGGAACCAACCATCCCCGACAGCTGTCCGCGCTGGAGCAGACGAAGCTCAACGGTGGTCGCATCATCGCCGTCAACCCGCTGCCCGAGGCCGGCCTGCTGCGGTTCAAGAACCCCCAGAAGCCGCGCGGTGTGGTCGGGCGGGGCGTGCAGATCGCCGACCGCCTCCTGCAGATCCGCCTCGGTGGCGACCTCGCACTCTTCCGGGCCCTGAACCGGCTGCTGCTCGAGGCGGAGGACGCGGCGCCGGGCACGGTCCTGGACCAGGAGTTCATCGACGCCAGCACTGTCGGGTTCGAGGAGTTCAGCCAGCACGTCCGGGCGACCGAGTGGTCCCAGGTCCTCGCCGACACGGGCCTGACCCGCGAGGAGATCGAGGCGGTCCGCGACGAGGTGCTGTGCAGCGACCGGGTCATCGTCTGCTGGGCGATGGGCCTCACCCAGCACCGCCATGCTGTCCCCACGATCCGCGAGATCGTGAACTTCCTGATGTTGCGCGGCAACCTCGGCAAGGCAGGAGCCGGGGCGTGCCCGGTGCGGGGGCACAGCAACGTCCAGGGCGACCGCACGATGGGGATCTGGGAGAAGATGCCCGAAGGGTTCCTCGACTCGCTTCAGCAGGAGTTCGGCTTCGAGCCCCCACGGCACCACGGGCTCGACTCGGTGAACGCCATCCGCGCCATGCACGAGCGCCGGGTGAAGGTCTTCATGGGCGTGGCGGGCAACTTCGTCCGCGCCGCCCCGGACAGCAACTTCACCGAGGAGGCCCTGCGACGGTGTCGGCTCACCGCGCACGTCTCGACCAAGCTCAACCGTTCCCACGTGGTCTGCGGGGACACCGCGCTCATCCTGCCGACGCTCGGGCGGACCGAGCACGACATCCAGGCCACCGGAGAGCAGTTCGTGACCGTCGAGAACTCCATGAGCGAGGTGCACACCTCCCGGGGGCGGCTGGAACCGGCCTCACGCCTGCTGCTCAGCGAGGTCGCCATCCTGAGCCGGCTCGCGCGGCAGACCATCGGGTCCAGGCACGACATCCCGTGGGAGACCTTCGAGGCCGACTACGGGACCATCCGGGACCGGATCTCACGCGTCGTACCCGGCTTCCACGACTTCAACGCCCGCGTCGTCCGCCCCGGCGGCATCCCCCTGCCCAACCCGGTCAACGAAGGAGTCTTTGCCACCCCGGTGGGCAAGGCGGTGTTCACCCGCAACGCCGGCGAAGCCCCGAGGGCACCCGAGGGCCATCTGGTGCTGCAGACGCTGCGCTCCCACGACCAGTGGAACACCGTTCCGTACACCAGCAACGACCGCTACCGAGGGATCCACGGCACCCGTCGGGTGGTGATGGTCAACCCCGAGGATCTCGCCGAGCTCGGCCTCGCCGAGCGGGACCGTGTCGACGTGGTGTCGGTGTGGCCCGACGACGTGGAGCGCCGCGCGGCCGACTACGAGCTCGTCTCCTATCCGACCCCCCGCGGCTGCGCGGCCGCCTACTACCCCGAGACCAACGTGCTGGTCCCGTTGGACAACGTGGACGCGATCAGCAACGAGCCCGCCTCGAAGAGCATCATCGTCCGGCTGGAGCCCGTCGCCGCACGGGGCCAGGCGCCGCCCCCGGGGTGA
- a CDS encoding SRPBCC family protein — protein MGAIVEAVQVAVPLRTAYDQWTQYETFPRFMSVVKEVHQERPAITRWILGYGPLRRAYYAETLEQHPDSLVAWRGLDRRLRHEGQVTFQELEPDLTSVRVELRFEPRRLTGAAIVPAVQRLIRSELGHFKEFIEGMGEAGETWRGTIRDGRVQHTYDASPSTPGWPHG, from the coding sequence ATGGGTGCCATCGTCGAAGCGGTGCAGGTCGCGGTTCCGCTGCGGACCGCGTACGACCAGTGGACGCAGTACGAGACCTTCCCCCGGTTCATGTCGGTGGTGAAGGAGGTCCACCAGGAGCGGCCCGCCATCACCCGATGGATCCTGGGGTACGGCCCGCTGCGGCGCGCGTACTACGCCGAGACCCTGGAGCAGCATCCCGACTCGCTCGTGGCGTGGCGCGGCCTGGACCGCCGCTTGCGCCACGAGGGCCAGGTCACCTTCCAGGAGCTGGAGCCCGACCTCACCTCGGTGCGGGTGGAGCTGCGCTTCGAGCCACGACGGCTCACGGGTGCGGCGATCGTGCCGGCCGTGCAGCGCCTGATCCGGTCCGAGCTCGGGCACTTCAAGGAGTTCATCGAGGGCATGGGCGAGGCGGGCGAGACCTGGCGCGGCACGATCCGCGACGGACGCGTGCAGCACACCTACGACGCGTCCCCGAGCACTCCCGGATGGCCGCACGGCTGA
- a CDS encoding endonuclease, with amino-acid sequence MSDADVVQALLTRHGTTYAEAAGIALEDEPAPLWQLLVLSLLLSARIRSEVAVATARELFAAGCTTPPRTRDLPRRSLVAALGRGGYRRYDERTAGQLGQLALKVLGDHAGDLRRMHERCEDNTTLAAALQEFTGIGPAGAAIFLREVQFAWPDVAPYADDLAARGAQRLGLPTSAQDLARLVPRADLPRLVAACVRAARATSPLTDVPSP; translated from the coding sequence ATGAGCGACGCTGACGTGGTCCAGGCCCTCCTCACCCGCCACGGCACGACGTACGCCGAGGCCGCGGGCATCGCCCTGGAGGACGAGCCCGCGCCCCTGTGGCAGCTGCTCGTGCTCAGCCTGCTGCTCTCGGCGCGGATCCGCTCGGAGGTCGCAGTGGCCACCGCCCGCGAGCTGTTCGCTGCCGGCTGCACCACGCCCCCGCGCACCCGCGACCTCCCTCGCCGGTCGCTGGTCGCCGCGCTCGGTCGCGGCGGCTACCGACGCTACGACGAGCGCACGGCCGGCCAGCTCGGCCAGCTGGCCCTCAAGGTGCTCGGCGACCACGCCGGCGACCTGCGCCGGATGCACGAGCGCTGCGAGGACAACACCACGCTCGCGGCCGCCCTGCAGGAGTTCACCGGGATCGGCCCGGCCGGCGCGGCGATCTTCCTCCGCGAGGTCCAGTTCGCGTGGCCCGACGTCGCGCCGTACGCCGACGACCTCGCCGCCCGCGGCGCCCAGCGCCTCGGCCTGCCGACCTCGGCGCAGGACCTGGCCCGTCTCGTGCCGCGCGCGGACCTCCCCCGTCTCGTCGCCGCCTGTGTCCGCGCCGCGCGGGCCACGTCACCGCTCACCGACGTGCCGAGCCCCTGA
- a CDS encoding aconitate hydratase — translation MVSQDSFGAKGTLDVDGKSYEIFRLNAVAGDGLDVDSLPFSLKVLLENLLRTEDGANITADDIRALAGWDADADPDKEIQFTPARVIMQDFTGVPCVVDLATMREAMADLGGDATKINPLAPAEMVIDHSVIADVFGTPEAFGRNVEIEYERNRERYQFLRWGQGAFDDFKVVPPGTGIVHQVNIEHLARTVFTREVDGVLQAYPDTCVGTDSHTTMVNGIGVVGWGVGGIEAEAAMLGQPVSMLIPRVVGFKLSGDLPEGSTATDLVLTITEMLRQHGVVGKFVEFYGPGVSVLPLANRATIGNMSPEFGSTIAVFPIDEETLKYLELTGRSSEQLALVESYAREQGLWHDPSAEPRFSERLELDLATVVPSIAGPKRPQDRIQVTDAKQSFRGALADYVDEGEQETSGYDEEVEESFPASDPPSHNGNGSAAPTDHLSAAPKDGGRPSSPVRVTLDDGTSFTLDHGAVAIAAITSCTNTSNPSVMIGAGLLAKKAVEKGLQRKPWVKTTLAPGSKVVSDYYEKAGLTPYLDKLGFNLVGYGCTTCIGNSGPLIPEVSAAVNEKDLSVVSVLSGNRNFEGRINPDVKMNYLASPPLVVAYALAGSMDVDLFTDPLGQDADGNDVFLADIWPSPSEVEDTIAAAVTSEMFGSSYADVFAGDEQWRSLPTPEGKTFAWDPESTYVRKPPYFDGMPAEPVPVTDIEGARVLLKLGDSVTTDHISPAGAIKKDSPAGKYLAENGVAQRDFNSYGSRRGNHEVMIRGTFANIRLRNQLAPGTEGGFTRDFTVADGPVTTVYDASVNYIASGTPLVVLAGKEYGSGSSRDWAAKGTSLLGVKAVIAESYERIHRSNLIGMGVIPLQYPEGQSAESLGLTGEETFSFTGIEALNEGTTPRTVKVKAGDVEFDAVVRIDTPGEANYYRNGGIMQYVLRNLLRA, via the coding sequence ATGGTCAGTCAGGACAGCTTCGGTGCCAAGGGCACCCTGGACGTGGACGGGAAGTCCTACGAGATCTTCCGCCTCAACGCGGTGGCGGGTGACGGCCTCGACGTCGACTCCCTGCCGTTCAGCCTCAAGGTTCTGCTGGAGAACCTGCTGCGCACCGAGGACGGTGCCAACATCACCGCGGACGACATCCGTGCCCTCGCCGGCTGGGACGCGGACGCGGACCCCGACAAGGAGATCCAGTTCACCCCCGCCCGGGTGATCATGCAGGACTTCACCGGCGTGCCCTGCGTGGTCGACCTGGCCACCATGCGCGAGGCGATGGCAGACCTCGGCGGCGACGCCACCAAGATCAACCCGCTGGCTCCCGCCGAGATGGTCATCGACCACTCCGTGATCGCCGACGTGTTCGGCACGCCCGAGGCGTTCGGCCGGAACGTCGAGATCGAGTACGAGCGCAACCGGGAGCGCTACCAGTTCCTGCGCTGGGGTCAGGGCGCGTTCGACGACTTCAAGGTCGTCCCGCCCGGCACCGGCATCGTGCACCAGGTCAACATCGAGCACCTGGCGCGCACCGTCTTCACCCGCGAGGTCGACGGGGTGCTGCAGGCCTACCCCGACACCTGCGTGGGCACCGACTCCCACACCACGATGGTCAACGGCATCGGCGTGGTCGGCTGGGGCGTGGGCGGCATCGAGGCCGAGGCGGCCATGCTCGGCCAGCCCGTGTCCATGCTGATCCCCCGCGTGGTCGGGTTCAAGCTCTCCGGCGACCTGCCCGAGGGGTCGACCGCCACCGACCTGGTGCTCACCATCACCGAGATGCTGCGCCAGCACGGCGTGGTCGGCAAGTTCGTGGAGTTCTACGGCCCCGGCGTCTCCGTGCTGCCGCTGGCCAACCGCGCCACCATCGGCAACATGAGCCCCGAGTTCGGCTCCACGATCGCGGTCTTCCCGATCGACGAGGAGACCCTGAAGTACCTCGAGCTCACCGGTCGCTCGTCCGAGCAGCTCGCCCTGGTGGAGTCCTACGCCCGCGAGCAGGGACTGTGGCACGACCCGTCGGCCGAGCCCCGCTTCTCCGAGCGGCTCGAGCTCGACCTGGCCACCGTGGTCCCCTCCATCGCGGGGCCGAAGCGTCCTCAGGACCGGATCCAGGTCACCGACGCCAAGCAGTCCTTCCGGGGCGCCCTGGCCGACTACGTCGACGAGGGCGAGCAGGAGACCAGCGGCTACGACGAGGAGGTCGAGGAGTCCTTCCCCGCCTCCGACCCGCCCAGCCACAACGGCAACGGCTCCGCGGCGCCGACCGACCACCTCTCGGCCGCGCCGAAGGACGGCGGTCGTCCGAGCAGCCCGGTCCGGGTCACCCTCGACGACGGCACGAGCTTCACCCTGGACCACGGAGCCGTGGCGATCGCCGCGATCACCTCGTGCACCAACACCTCCAACCCGTCGGTGATGATCGGCGCGGGGCTGCTGGCAAAGAAGGCCGTGGAGAAGGGCCTGCAGCGCAAGCCGTGGGTCAAGACCACCCTGGCTCCCGGCTCTAAGGTCGTCTCGGACTACTACGAGAAGGCCGGCCTCACGCCGTACCTCGACAAGCTGGGCTTCAACCTGGTCGGCTACGGCTGCACCACCTGCATCGGCAACTCCGGACCGCTGATCCCCGAGGTCTCGGCCGCGGTGAACGAGAAGGACCTCTCGGTCGTCTCGGTGCTCTCGGGCAACCGCAACTTCGAGGGCCGGATCAACCCGGACGTGAAGATGAACTACCTGGCCTCGCCGCCGCTGGTGGTCGCCTACGCGCTGGCCGGCTCGATGGACGTCGACCTCTTCACCGACCCGCTGGGGCAGGACGCCGACGGCAACGACGTCTTCCTGGCCGACATCTGGCCCTCGCCGTCCGAGGTCGAGGACACCATCGCCGCCGCCGTCACCTCCGAGATGTTCGGCAGCTCCTACGCCGACGTCTTCGCCGGCGACGAGCAGTGGCGGTCGCTGCCCACCCCCGAGGGCAAGACCTTCGCCTGGGACCCCGAGTCCACCTACGTCCGCAAGCCCCCGTACTTCGACGGCATGCCGGCCGAGCCCGTCCCGGTCACCGACATCGAGGGTGCGCGCGTCCTGCTCAAGCTGGGCGACTCGGTCACCACCGACCACATCAGCCCGGCCGGTGCCATCAAGAAGGACTCGCCCGCCGGCAAGTACCTCGCCGAGAACGGGGTGGCCCAGCGCGACTTCAACTCCTACGGCTCGCGGCGCGGCAACCACGAGGTGATGATCCGGGGCACCTTCGCCAACATCCGGCTGCGCAACCAGCTGGCTCCCGGTACCGAGGGCGGCTTCACCCGCGACTTCACCGTGGCCGACGGCCCCGTCACCACGGTGTACGACGCCTCGGTGAACTACATCGCCTCCGGCACTCCGCTGGTCGTGCTGGCGGGCAAGGAGTACGGCTCCGGCTCCTCGCGTGACTGGGCGGCCAAGGGCACCTCGCTGCTGGGCGTCAAGGCGGTCATCGCCGAGTCCTACGAGCGGATCCACCGCTCCAACCTGATCGGCATGGGCGTCATCCCGCTGCAGTACCCCGAGGGCCAGAGCGCGGAGTCGCTCGGCCTGACCGGCGAGGAGACGTTCTCCTTCACCGGCATCGAGGCGCTCAACGAGGGCACCACGCCCCGCACGGTCAAGGTGAAGGCCGGCGACGTGGAGTTCGACGCGGTCGTCCGCATCGACACCCCGGGTGAGGCCAACTACTACCGCAACGGCGGCATCATGCAGTACGTGCTGCGCAACCTGCTGCGCGCCTGA
- a CDS encoding FAD/NAD(P)-binding protein, with translation MDGDPGHLIRWCAARGMDLGARSFPTRKVYGQYLTSVLDEVAVPDGSSLRRVRDQAIDLHRTEEGWQTVLASGSAIPADKVVLALGNPPAHPQPHLQQELGDRFVADPWTADWRPALAGVRRVLLLGTGLTMLDLAVELEHLLPRGELVAASRRGRLPAAHVVEPTDGSDWRDAVDGVRGFANQLWAGLEPEDQSRFASTYAHGWDLHRHRMSPAMSHHLTRLRDNGTLVVRTVPEVSPGEFDLVLNCTGPRPVPTRGWNPLVDAMLERGLVRPHRLGLGVDLVQPGHPVADDEEVLTDLFWLGSARKGAGVGGRSDPRPACPGGGTGRGGGHRCGGRGRRADARAPLSPDARRGRPREVSRPASSW, from the coding sequence GTGGACGGGGACCCCGGGCACCTGATCCGCTGGTGCGCGGCCCGAGGCATGGACCTGGGCGCCCGATCCTTCCCGACGCGCAAGGTCTACGGGCAGTACCTCACCTCGGTGCTCGACGAGGTGGCGGTGCCCGACGGCTCCTCGCTACGCCGGGTCCGGGATCAGGCGATCGACCTGCACCGCACCGAGGAGGGGTGGCAGACCGTGCTCGCCTCAGGCTCCGCGATCCCGGCCGACAAGGTGGTCCTGGCCCTGGGCAACCCTCCCGCGCACCCACAGCCCCACCTGCAGCAGGAGCTGGGCGACCGATTCGTCGCCGACCCCTGGACCGCCGACTGGCGCCCCGCCCTGGCCGGCGTACGACGGGTGCTGCTGCTCGGCACCGGGTTGACGATGCTGGACCTGGCGGTGGAGCTCGAGCACCTGCTGCCCCGGGGCGAGCTGGTGGCCGCCTCCCGCCGGGGCAGGCTGCCCGCGGCACACGTGGTCGAGCCCACTGACGGCAGCGACTGGCGAGACGCGGTGGACGGCGTCCGCGGGTTCGCCAACCAGCTGTGGGCCGGGCTGGAACCCGAGGACCAGTCCCGCTTCGCCAGCACCTACGCCCACGGCTGGGACTTGCACCGGCACCGGATGTCGCCGGCGATGTCGCACCACCTGACCCGGCTGCGCGACAACGGCACGCTGGTGGTCCGCACAGTGCCGGAGGTCTCCCCGGGCGAGTTCGACCTGGTCCTCAACTGCACCGGACCGCGGCCCGTGCCCACGCGGGGCTGGAACCCGCTGGTCGACGCCATGCTCGAACGCGGCCTGGTCCGTCCCCACCGGCTGGGTCTGGGGGTCGACCTGGTGCAGCCCGGCCACCCGGTGGCGGACGACGAGGAGGTGCTCACCGACCTGTTCTGGCTCGGGTCGGCGCGCAAGGGGGCTGGAGTGGGAGGTCGCAGCGATCCCCGACCTGCGTGCCCAGGCGGTGGCACTGGCCGGGGTGGTGGCCACCGCTGCGGAGGCCGCGGCCGACGAGCGGACGCGCGTGCTCCGCTGAGCCCGGACGCACGACGAGGCCGGCCGCGAGAAGTCTCGCGGCCGGCCTCGTCGTGGTGA
- a CDS encoding FAD/NAD(P)-binding protein, protein MTILRSSTRRQPLQVVVVGGGAAAVIAALHLFQRATPAAPVDVHLVERSPASGRAWPTGPTTPGTPSTTSPSASAPWTGTPGT, encoded by the coding sequence ATGACCATCCTCCGCTCCAGCACCCGGCGACAGCCCCTCCAGGTCGTGGTCGTGGGTGGCGGCGCCGCCGCGGTGATCGCCGCGCTCCACCTCTTCCAGCGCGCCACCCCGGCAGCACCGGTCGACGTGCACCTGGTCGAGCGCTCCCCGGCGTCGGGCCGGGCCTGGCCTACCGGACCGACCACCCCAGGCACACCGTCAACAACTTCGCCGAGCGCCTCAGCGCCGTGGACGGGGACCCCGGGCACCTGA
- a CDS encoding thiamine-binding protein, protein MIVAISISPASTEATGGVAAAVAEAVQVIRDSGLPCETNSMFTNIEG, encoded by the coding sequence ATGATCGTCGCCATCAGCATCAGTCCCGCCAGCACGGAAGCGACCGGAGGGGTGGCCGCCGCGGTGGCCGAGGCGGTCCAGGTGATCCGCGACTCGGGTCTGCCGTGCGAGACCAACTCCATGTTCACCAACATCGAGGGGTAG
- a CDS encoding thiamine-binding protein gives MLVAFSVAPSGTGRDNGSVADAVAAAVRVVRESGLPNRTDAMFTTLEGTWAECFGVIRRATQAVEPYGSRISLIIKADIRPGYEGELDAKVARLEAALAEE, from the coding sequence ATGCTCGTAGCCTTCTCAGTCGCACCGAGCGGGACAGGCCGAGACAACGGTTCCGTCGCCGATGCCGTCGCGGCGGCCGTGCGGGTTGTCCGCGAGTCGGGCCTTCCGAATAGGACGGACGCGATGTTCACGACGCTCGAAGGAACGTGGGCGGAGTGCTTCGGGGTGATTCGCCGAGCCACGCAGGCCGTAGAACCGTACGGGTCGAGGATCTCCCTCATCATCAAGGCCGACATTCGTCCCGGCTACGAGGGCGAACTCGACGCCAAGGTCGCGAGGCTCGAAGCGGCACTAGCCGAGGAGTAG
- a CDS encoding recombinase family protein, with translation MRVYGYARLSRASEDSTSIEKQRDIITRTAEARGWDLIGIAADESVSATKARLNRPGLTEAREAVLSSRADAILCWRLDRIARNVVDMSLLLDEGVGIVSATEPYDTTSPMGLAIVQITQVFAGLEAATTGERAKATKAYLRGLRRWGGGPRPYGYRPGPAPDGVGKVLRVDEAEADVIRRIFADLLDGVPVNRLARNLTTEGIPTATGRDWKPASVLNIARALHVSGYLTESVRDQKGHPTRQRRPVHDEGGAPVRAWEPLVDDETAEAVRALVTPQALDEARSSATREGLTAPRPLLHGLAFCPCGEALIRRSRRGRAFYGCRGISEGSHVLVDAAEVDAEAERLFLTAFSGVEIVERVVEVSVSEALAEVETALAVATAEIAHTATGDLPALFERISELTAERERLGASEDRVTTRRTRTPYGAAWDGWAVGERRKHMAALGVRVSVLPARRRGAWDPSRVRLSSEVDYLVGQTEDLSDLLE, from the coding sequence ATGAGGGTCTACGGCTACGCCCGCCTGTCCCGCGCGAGCGAGGACTCAACGTCGATCGAGAAACAACGCGACATCATCACGAGGACTGCCGAAGCCCGCGGCTGGGACCTCATCGGGATCGCCGCCGACGAGAGCGTGAGCGCTACGAAGGCTCGACTGAACCGCCCGGGACTCACCGAGGCGCGCGAGGCCGTCCTCTCCAGCCGCGCCGATGCGATCCTGTGCTGGCGCCTCGACCGGATCGCGCGAAACGTCGTGGATATGAGCCTGCTCCTCGACGAAGGCGTCGGGATCGTCTCCGCGACCGAGCCCTACGACACGACCTCACCGATGGGTCTCGCGATCGTCCAGATCACTCAAGTCTTCGCCGGACTAGAGGCGGCGACAACCGGCGAGCGCGCGAAGGCGACGAAGGCGTACCTGCGTGGCCTTCGGCGCTGGGGAGGCGGCCCCCGCCCCTACGGCTACCGCCCCGGGCCCGCCCCGGACGGCGTCGGGAAGGTGCTCCGCGTCGACGAGGCCGAGGCCGACGTCATCCGGCGGATCTTCGCCGACCTCCTCGACGGCGTCCCGGTCAATCGCCTCGCGCGTAACCTCACCACCGAGGGCATCCCGACCGCGACGGGCCGCGACTGGAAGCCTGCAAGCGTGCTTAACATCGCGCGGGCTCTTCACGTCTCCGGCTACCTGACCGAGTCCGTCCGCGATCAGAAGGGCCACCCCACCCGCCAGCGGCGTCCGGTGCACGACGAGGGTGGTGCGCCCGTCCGCGCTTGGGAGCCCCTCGTTGACGACGAGACCGCCGAGGCAGTCCGGGCGCTTGTCACCCCCCAGGCCCTCGACGAGGCTCGCTCGTCCGCGACGCGCGAAGGGCTCACCGCCCCCCGTCCGTTGCTTCACGGCCTCGCCTTCTGCCCATGCGGAGAGGCCCTCATCCGTCGGTCCCGTCGAGGCCGGGCCTTTTACGGCTGTCGAGGGATCTCCGAGGGCTCTCACGTCCTCGTCGACGCGGCCGAGGTCGACGCCGAGGCCGAGCGCCTGTTCCTCACCGCTTTCTCTGGCGTAGAGATCGTCGAGCGCGTCGTCGAGGTCTCCGTCTCCGAAGCCCTCGCCGAGGTTGAGACCGCGCTCGCCGTGGCGACAGCCGAGATCGCCCATACCGCGACCGGCGACCTCCCGGCGCTCTTCGAGCGGATCTCCGAGCTAACAGCCGAGCGCGAGCGCCTAGGCGCCTCCGAGGACCGCGTCACCACCCGGCGCACCCGCACCCCTTACGGCGCCGCGTGGGACGGGTGGGCGGTCGGGGAGCGCCGCAAGCACATGGCTGCGCTCGGCGTTCGCGTGAGCGTCCTCCCGGCCCGTCGGCGAGGCGCATGGGACCCATCCCGCGTCCGGCTCTCTTCTGAGGTCGACTATCTCGTCGGGCAGACCGAGGACCTTTCTGACCTGCTCGAATGA